From a single Oreochromis niloticus isolate F11D_XX linkage group LG3, O_niloticus_UMD_NMBU, whole genome shotgun sequence genomic region:
- the LOC109204468 gene encoding uncharacterized protein LOC109204468, which translates to MTGSTCNINTSKSDTAVYWCESGSGEFSSAVNITVQNDGNGPILVSPVHPVTEGASVSLSCSLRTQKKLSNVFFYHNDKLIQNDTRGELNISAVSKSDEGFYKCQYSGRESAQSWMSVKGADKPPDVIYSNIELENFVNKRKHHKPEQSAVYTNVKTGAAEDSLMYAEVKQPKKEKAKKNKGKSSPAADAAVYSEVTSGSSLSNSAAMQADLFFTLLNVFSS; encoded by the exons ATGACTGGATCCACATGTAACATCAACACATCAAAGTCAGATACTgcagtgtactggtgtgagtctggatcaggagagttcagcagtgcagtcaacatcactgtacaga atgatggtaatggtcctatcctggtgagtcctgttcatcctgtgactgagggagcttctgttagtctgagctgcagtttgagaacacaaaaaaaactttccaatgtgtttttctatcacaatgACAAACTTATTCAAAATGATACCCGAGGGGAGCTGAACATCTCTGCAGTGtcaaagtctgatgaaggtttctacaagtgtcagtactcaggaagagagtcagcacagagctggatgtcagtTAAAG GTGCAGATAAACCCCCAGATGTCATTTACTCTAATATTGAACTGGAAAACTTTGTTAATAAGC GGAAGCATCATAAACCAGAGCAGAGTGCTGTTTACACTAATGTGAAGACGGGAGCTGCAG AGGACAGTCTGATGTATGCTGAGGTCAAACagcccaaaaaagaaaaagccaagaaaaacaaag GAAAATCAAGTCCTGCagctgatgcagcagtttattctgAAGTCACATCAGGAAGCTCTCTCAGTAATTCTGCTGCCATGCAGGCTGATTTATTCTTCACATTATTAAATGTCTTCAGCTCATAA